One window from the genome of Saprospiraceae bacterium encodes:
- a CDS encoding acyl-CoA carboxylase subunit beta gives MDTKKLETLRSRKQDALLGGGLARVHAQHSKKKLTARERIDLLCDPGSFEEMGMLVTHRSSDFGMEDSIYFGDGVVTGYGLVHGRLIYVFAQDFTVFGGSLSETHAEKICKLMDMAMRNGAPLIGLNDSGGARIQEGVRSLAGYADIFYRNVRASGVIPQLSAIMGPCAGGAVYSPAITDFIIMVEQSSYMFVTGPNVVKTVTNEEVTAEDLGGAFTHANKSGVSQLTADHDEDCIEKIKCLLSYIPQNCEERAPHVNYTAGNEIRLELNDLIPAASSQAYDIKTAIESVVDTNSFFELQELYAENMVIGFARLAGNSIGIVANQPMVLAGCLDVKASKKAARFVRFCDCFNIPLLVFEDVPGFLPGTDQEWNAIISNGAKLLYAFSEASVPRITVITRKAYGGAYDVMNSKHIGADFNFAWPTAEIAVMGAKGAIEIIFKKEIEQAADPLHAAIEKEMEYAEKFANPYHAAARGFIDEVIEPSETRIKLIKAFASLVNKVDNLPRKKHGNIPL, from the coding sequence ATGGATACTAAGAAACTGGAAACACTCCGGTCCCGAAAACAAGATGCACTCCTAGGAGGTGGTCTGGCAAGGGTCCATGCACAACATTCTAAAAAGAAACTCACCGCTCGGGAACGGATCGATTTATTATGCGATCCGGGCAGTTTTGAAGAAATGGGGATGTTGGTCACACACCGCAGTTCGGACTTTGGAATGGAAGATTCCATTTATTTTGGAGACGGGGTGGTAACTGGTTATGGATTAGTCCACGGGCGCTTGATCTATGTTTTTGCTCAGGATTTTACGGTGTTTGGTGGGTCCTTATCTGAAACACACGCAGAAAAGATCTGTAAGCTGATGGATATGGCCATGCGTAACGGTGCCCCGCTGATTGGATTAAATGATTCCGGTGGAGCCCGTATTCAAGAAGGCGTTCGGTCTTTGGCTGGTTATGCTGATATTTTTTATAGAAACGTGCGCGCTTCCGGTGTAATCCCTCAATTATCGGCGATCATGGGTCCTTGTGCTGGTGGTGCAGTATACTCCCCCGCAATCACTGATTTTATTATAATGGTAGAGCAGAGCAGCTATATGTTTGTTACCGGGCCTAATGTGGTTAAAACCGTTACCAATGAAGAAGTTACTGCTGAAGATTTAGGTGGAGCCTTTACCCATGCCAATAAATCAGGAGTCAGTCAATTGACGGCGGATCACGATGAGGACTGTATTGAAAAAATAAAATGTTTACTTTCCTACATTCCACAAAACTGTGAAGAGCGTGCACCGCATGTAAATTATACTGCCGGTAATGAAATTCGACTGGAGTTAAACGATTTAATTCCTGCTGCTTCATCACAAGCTTATGATATAAAAACTGCTATCGAGTCCGTTGTTGATACCAACAGTTTTTTTGAATTGCAGGAATTATACGCTGAAAATATGGTTATTGGTTTTGCGCGATTGGCTGGAAACAGTATTGGGATTGTTGCAAATCAACCAATGGTTTTAGCTGGTTGCCTTGATGTGAAAGCTTCAAAAAAAGCTGCGCGTTTTGTACGTTTTTGTGATTGCTTTAATATTCCATTGTTAGTATTTGAAGATGTTCCAGGATTTTTGCCAGGTACTGATCAGGAATGGAATGCAATCATCTCAAATGGTGCCAAATTATTGTATGCATTTAGTGAAGCCAGCGTTCCACGCATTACTGTAATTACACGCAAAGCGTATGGTGGTGCATATGACGTAATGAACAGCAAACACATTGGTGCAGATTTTAACTTTGCATGGCCCACAGCAGAAATCGCAGTCATGGGTGCAAAAGGTGCTATTGAAATTATTTTTAAAAAAGAAATCGAACAAGCAGCGGATCCTTTGCATGCAGCAATTGAAAAAGAAATGGAATATGCTGAAAAATTTGCTAACCCGTATCATGCTGCTGCAAGAGGATTTATAGATGAAGTCATTGAACCTTCTGAAACACGCATTAAATTAATCAAAGCGTTTGCCAGTTTGGTTAATAAAGTTGACAATTTACCCAGAAAAAAACACGGAAACATTCCATTATAA
- a CDS encoding CRTAC1 family protein, whose product MPSSETGISFNNKLTETEEENVLFYDSYYTGSGTAILDVNNDGLQDVFFASNQGPEKLYLNKGNFKFEDISKSAGIEGGDQWSGGVTAADVNGDGYDDIYVCNSLYLDPERRRNILYINNKDNTFTNKAKEYGLDDPGFSIQGSFFDYDLDGDLDLYLVNQPPNHNTTRDSLMALNVPHYQYSSRLYRNNGNETFTDITDQAGVKSYAFGLSAMVGDYFNDGHPDIYVANDYDYGDYLFVNKEDGTYQNVANYSLRHISNFSMGVDAADINNDGWLDLFIADMTPEDHYRNKTNMAGMDPAKFWKISKSGNNFQYMFNTLQLNQGNGFFSEVGLMAGVAKTDWSWCTLFSDFDLDGFKDLYITNGILRDIRNRDFSSYALEAIKDKSMSRLKILDKAPSVPLANYMYKNDGLLHFNNLSKTWGLDEKSFSQGASYADLDNDGDVDLVVNNMNQEAFVYKNLAVENKTGNFVRVKLEGMGKNIKSYGARVLIAYGESKIQMAEVVNSRGYMSSSEPTLTFGLGNVQKIDSIFVRWPNGKYIRVDNVKANSSITIKEKDATVVMKEQLLQIVPFILTEEVTSSSFKNGAHIEMNTMTLRKKF is encoded by the coding sequence ATGCCAAGTTCTGAAACAGGTATAAGCTTCAACAATAAACTTACTGAAACTGAAGAAGAAAATGTCTTGTTTTATGATAGTTATTATACCGGATCCGGAACTGCAATACTCGATGTAAATAATGATGGCTTGCAAGATGTATTTTTTGCATCAAACCAGGGACCCGAAAAACTTTACTTAAATAAAGGAAATTTTAAGTTTGAGGATATATCCAAATCTGCTGGCATTGAAGGTGGGGATCAATGGTCCGGTGGAGTAACCGCAGCAGACGTAAACGGGGATGGTTATGATGACATTTATGTTTGCAATAGTTTATACTTGGATCCTGAACGCCGGAGAAACATTTTATACATTAATAATAAAGACAACACCTTTACAAACAAGGCTAAAGAATATGGATTGGATGATCCAGGTTTTTCAATACAAGGAAGTTTTTTTGACTATGATCTGGATGGTGATTTGGATTTATATTTAGTAAATCAACCACCAAACCATAATACCACACGAGATTCGCTTATGGCGTTGAATGTACCTCATTATCAATACTCCAGTCGCCTCTACCGCAACAATGGAAATGAAACCTTTACAGACATTACAGATCAAGCGGGTGTAAAAAGCTATGCCTTCGGATTAAGTGCAATGGTTGGTGATTATTTCAATGATGGCCATCCGGATATTTACGTAGCCAATGATTACGATTATGGCGATTATTTATTTGTAAATAAAGAAGATGGTACGTATCAAAACGTTGCGAATTATTCTTTGCGACACATAAGTAATTTTAGCATGGGTGTGGATGCTGCTGATATAAATAATGATGGCTGGTTGGATTTGTTTATAGCCGATATGACACCAGAAGATCATTATAGAAATAAAACAAACATGGCTGGCATGGATCCTGCTAAATTTTGGAAAATATCTAAATCCGGAAATAATTTTCAATACATGTTTAACACCTTGCAATTAAATCAAGGAAATGGATTTTTTAGCGAAGTGGGATTGATGGCCGGTGTTGCAAAAACAGATTGGTCCTGGTGTACCTTGTTTTCTGATTTTGATCTGGATGGATTTAAAGATTTATACATTACCAATGGAATTTTAAGAGATATTCGAAATCGTGATTTTTCAAGTTATGCACTTGAAGCAATAAAAGATAAAAGCATGTCTCGTTTAAAAATTTTAGATAAAGCACCTTCTGTGCCATTGGCTAATTACATGTATAAAAATGACGGACTCTTGCATTTTAACAATCTCTCAAAAACATGGGGCTTGGATGAAAAATCGTTTTCTCAAGGTGCTTCGTATGCAGATTTAGATAATGATGGAGATGTTGATCTTGTTGTTAACAATATGAATCAGGAAGCTTTTGTATATAAAAATCTGGCAGTAGAAAACAAAACAGGAAATTTTGTTCGCGTTAAACTCGAAGGCATGGGAAAAAATATCAAATCCTATGGTGCTCGAGTGCTTATTGCTTATGGAGAATCTAAAATTCAAATGGCTGAAGTTGTAAACTCCAGAGGTTACATGTCAAGTTCAGAACCAACACTCACATTTGGTTTAGGAAATGTTCAAAAAATTGACTCCATATTTGTAAGATGGCCCAATGGCAAATACATTCGGGTAGATAATGTAAAAGCAAATTCAAGCATTACGATCAAAGAAAAAGATGCGACCGTTGTAATGAAAGAACAATTATTGCAAATAGTTCCATTTATTTTAACAGAAGAGGTTACTTCCTCTAGTTTTAAAAACGGTGCGCATATAGAAATGAATACGATGACTTTAAGAAAGAAGTTTTAA
- a CDS encoding archaeosortase/exosortase family protein produces MSYLKIWWQSKSPISRFLIGFIGLMLAFYVFYYSPIYEKYIMDSLLSVQARLSNSILNLLGFDTDTSGDIIAGSDFRVSIKNGCDGIEATALYVCAILAFPFVSFRSKLKGLFFGVLTLSVLNLFRIAGLYLAGVYWKSAFEFLHLHGGVIVFTMIAILLWLIWVSQIKSHFDQKS; encoded by the coding sequence ATGTCCTATTTAAAAATTTGGTGGCAGTCTAAATCACCCATCAGCCGGTTCTTGATAGGGTTTATAGGTTTAATGCTTGCTTTTTATGTATTTTATTATTCTCCGATCTATGAAAAATACATAATGGATTCATTGCTTTCTGTTCAAGCCAGGCTTTCAAATTCCATATTAAATTTACTAGGGTTTGATACAGATACCAGTGGAGACATAATAGCAGGTTCTGATTTTAGAGTCAGTATTAAAAATGGATGTGATGGGATTGAAGCAACTGCATTATATGTTTGTGCGATATTGGCTTTTCCATTTGTTTCTTTCCGGTCAAAACTCAAAGGACTATTCTTTGGTGTTCTTACATTATCTGTTTTAAATTTATTCCGAATTGCAGGTCTGTATCTTGCAGGTGTTTACTGGAAGTCTGCCTTTGAATTTTTACATTTACATGGTGGGGTGATCGTTTTTACCATGATTGCAATTCTTCTGTGGCTGATTTGGGTATCTCAAATAAAATCTCACTTCGATCAAAAGTCATGA
- a CDS encoding T9SS type A sorting domain-containing protein, producing the protein MHVFDSAKIYRIKLTATNVCGASNRSIFLDLTLTGTSSTDEIETYLYPNPTKNEFHVISGKEIQAVSILNLEGKEIYSFKNVNRKNCLISTSQLPSGIYTLKITFKNGVEIHRFEKVN; encoded by the coding sequence ATGCACGTATTCGATTCTGCAAAAATTTATCGGATCAAATTGACAGCAACCAATGTATGCGGTGCTTCCAATCGCTCAATCTTTTTAGATTTAACCCTAACAGGAACATCAAGCACTGACGAAATAGAAACGTATTTGTATCCTAATCCAACTAAAAATGAATTTCATGTAATCAGTGGAAAAGAAATTCAAGCTGTCAGTATTTTAAATTTAGAAGGAAAAGAAATTTATAGTTTCAAAAATGTCAACAGAAAAAATTGCCTGATATCAACCAGTCAGCTACCGAGTGGAATATATACACTGAAAATTACATTTAAAAATGGAGTAGAAATTCATCGGTTTGAGAAAGTGAATTAA
- a CDS encoding 4Fe-4S dicluster domain-containing protein, protein MAIIITEECINCGACEPECPNNAIYEGGIEWAMAEGTSLSGSYTLEDGSTVDVQEKQVPVSNEYYFIVPDKCTECVGFHEEPQCAAVCPVDCCVPDPDRKESKELLADRQHRLHLK, encoded by the coding sequence ATGGCCATTATTATTACTGAAGAGTGTATCAATTGCGGCGCCTGCGAACCGGAATGTCCTAACAATGCCATTTATGAAGGTGGTATTGAATGGGCCATGGCTGAAGGCACCAGTTTATCTGGTTCCTATACTCTTGAAGATGGTTCTACGGTGGATGTTCAAGAAAAACAAGTTCCAGTTAGTAACGAATACTATTTTATTGTCCCTGATAAATGTACTGAATGTGTAGGATTTCATGAAGAACCTCAATGTGCAGCAGTCTGTCCGGTTGATTGTTGTGTACCCGATCCAGATCGAAAAGAATCTAAAGAATTATTGGCTGACAGGCAACATCGATTGCATTTGAAATAA
- a CDS encoding S8 family serine peptidase, whose product MKPVLLNSVLILCVSILTLNRSVSQSNNLTEKLVLQADKSIPLSSYASEELVYNRYYRILSFSKLLNTQEKVQLQQSGIFILEYLDQYNYLASIQQLHHNKDFETPLLKGCFQIESRHKLSTQLFYGEPCIVHNNKFKVVIKYFSDISETSIHQLMASSGLNSDRIYAYNQVIYLSIPENQLASLTSLPWIVFIDCESAPGEPEDRDGRALHRVNTLVNNKVENIHLTGQGVKVMVRDDGSVGPHIDFTGRIQQDIALEIGDHGDGVSGIFAGAGNQDPIVEGMAPGAELYVINYQPDFLDKTLSFHQNEGVMITNSSYSNGCNAGYTIETQVVDKMSFENPNLLHVFSAGNSNGADCGYGAGNQWGNVTGGHKIGKNVLTVANLRLDGTLEESSSRGPAKDGRMKPEISARGTNELSTAPGNGTLVFGGTSAAAPGVAGVCALLYEAYKKKYNQNPESALIKAAVMNTATDIGTPGPDYQFGCGVIDAYRAYKLIQDERFQKFTINQGDLKEFTIQIPDGLPIAKFMIYWPEMESALMARKALINDLDFEIVDPNGTILLPWVLDPSPNASTLAGGASRGIDTLNNFEQITINFPAAGVYSVRIKGKYLPSNSVNCYFLTEMEDKILRLNFPIGGEQFNITEVSQIHYTAYGQEPIQFNFSTDAGKTWTDLGTSVAGSRVRNFYIPNNLSSDSCLIEISQGTQTVRSSFFTITNGVQGFRVSKYCPTEMELSWNGIEKDSVLIYKLGEKYMEPLFKTTNSSILLPNDDPRKVKWFSIAGYKNTALSRRELAIPTPDTLIGCSINQDLALHNAAQNATSFYSCKDLSLQPVFDVINRTATPLSGFKIKAISSSGIVEQDYTETVPAYDTIQVTFSQGLVISDFGVKELKAWIEFNGDQNYFNDTISVPIEIQSLLDINGTYPMLESFTGTAIPNNWIQKNGLPASDWSLADVKGKNNQTSKALFFANQNPNFRTLPITIVSGTANLATAIEPYLYFDLAAHHFTNNVYQDSIQFKIKAVCGNKQFEKIILSGILPELTTAESTVNQNWLPSDTSWFWMAYDLSEFKGYKVVVEVEIKRGQGDRIFIDNVEIRERISGTGQARMEINPKPGCYNRIITFKDSSDFIGDTYYWNFGLGGNPVLTNGKGPVTTRYTLNGNKRINLKIKSSLANDAIVIEDLSLVNQVTNSYTYKIISGRTVQFTNNSVNADSYLWEFGDGTTSTEKIQCTYSILQKFIGSN is encoded by the coding sequence ATGAAACCAGTATTATTGAATTCCGTATTAATCCTTTGCGTATCAATACTTACTTTGAATAGGAGCGTCTCCCAATCCAATAATTTGACGGAAAAATTGGTGTTGCAGGCTGACAAATCTATTCCATTATCAAGTTATGCAAGCGAAGAATTGGTCTATAATCGGTATTACCGAATTCTTAGTTTTAGTAAATTGTTAAATACTCAGGAAAAAGTTCAATTACAACAAAGTGGAATTTTTATTTTAGAGTATTTAGATCAATATAATTACCTCGCCTCTATTCAGCAATTGCATCACAACAAGGATTTTGAAACTCCTTTACTAAAAGGATGTTTTCAAATCGAATCAAGACATAAACTTTCTACTCAATTATTTTATGGAGAGCCTTGTATTGTTCACAACAACAAGTTCAAAGTGGTCATTAAATATTTCAGCGATATCAGTGAGACTTCAATTCATCAGTTAATGGCTTCCTCTGGTTTAAATTCTGACAGAATCTATGCATACAACCAGGTAATCTATTTATCAATTCCTGAAAATCAACTTGCCTCATTGACCAGTCTTCCATGGATTGTTTTTATTGATTGTGAATCTGCACCAGGCGAGCCGGAAGATCGGGATGGGAGAGCCCTTCATCGGGTCAATACCCTTGTCAACAATAAAGTTGAAAACATTCATTTGACCGGACAAGGAGTTAAAGTCATGGTTCGTGATGATGGTTCAGTAGGTCCTCATATTGATTTTACTGGAAGGATTCAACAGGATATTGCGCTGGAAATAGGGGATCATGGAGATGGCGTATCAGGAATTTTCGCAGGAGCTGGAAACCAGGATCCGATTGTTGAAGGAATGGCACCAGGAGCTGAACTTTATGTAATTAATTACCAACCCGATTTTTTAGATAAAACACTTTCCTTTCATCAGAACGAAGGGGTGATGATTACCAATTCATCCTATAGCAATGGATGCAATGCAGGCTATACTATTGAAACGCAGGTAGTAGATAAAATGAGTTTTGAAAACCCAAATTTGCTACACGTTTTTTCTGCGGGTAATTCAAATGGTGCTGATTGTGGTTATGGAGCTGGAAACCAATGGGGAAATGTAACCGGTGGTCATAAAATAGGTAAAAACGTGTTGACCGTTGCCAACCTTCGCCTGGATGGTACTTTGGAAGAAAGCTCCAGCCGGGGCCCGGCAAAAGATGGACGAATGAAGCCGGAAATTTCAGCCCGGGGTACCAACGAGTTATCAACTGCTCCTGGTAACGGGACCTTGGTTTTTGGCGGCACTTCAGCAGCTGCTCCCGGTGTAGCAGGTGTCTGTGCCTTGCTGTATGAAGCCTATAAGAAAAAATACAATCAAAATCCTGAATCTGCTTTGATTAAAGCAGCCGTTATGAATACCGCTACAGACATCGGGACGCCTGGTCCTGACTATCAGTTTGGTTGTGGGGTGATCGATGCGTACAGGGCCTATAAATTGATCCAGGATGAGCGTTTTCAAAAATTTACAATCAATCAGGGAGATTTAAAAGAATTTACAATCCAAATTCCGGATGGACTGCCCATTGCAAAATTCATGATCTATTGGCCAGAAATGGAATCTGCACTAATGGCTCGCAAAGCACTGATAAACGATCTGGATTTTGAAATAGTCGATCCAAACGGTACCATTTTGCTTCCCTGGGTATTAGATCCAAGTCCAAATGCAAGTACACTTGCCGGTGGTGCCAGTCGTGGTATTGATACCTTGAATAATTTTGAACAAATAACGATTAATTTTCCAGCAGCTGGAGTTTACTCCGTTCGAATTAAAGGAAAGTACCTGCCCTCCAATTCAGTTAACTGCTATTTCTTAACTGAAATGGAGGATAAAATCCTGCGATTGAATTTCCCAATTGGTGGAGAGCAATTTAACATCACAGAGGTTTCGCAAATACACTATACCGCTTATGGACAAGAGCCCATTCAATTTAATTTTTCAACGGACGCAGGTAAAACCTGGACTGATTTAGGCACTAGTGTTGCAGGCTCCAGAGTGCGAAATTTTTACATCCCCAATAATTTATCATCGGATTCTTGTTTAATTGAAATAAGTCAAGGAACACAAACGGTGCGTTCAAGTTTTTTTACGATTACCAATGGCGTCCAGGGATTTCGTGTAAGCAAATATTGTCCAACCGAAATGGAATTAAGCTGGAATGGAATTGAAAAAGACAGTGTTCTGATTTATAAATTGGGAGAAAAATATATGGAGCCATTGTTTAAAACAACCAATAGTTCCATCTTGCTTCCAAATGATGATCCAAGGAAAGTTAAATGGTTTTCCATTGCTGGTTATAAAAATACTGCGCTCAGTCGAAGGGAATTAGCCATTCCAACTCCAGATACCTTGATTGGATGTTCGATTAATCAAGACCTTGCATTGCATAATGCCGCTCAAAATGCCACTTCTTTTTACAGTTGCAAAGATTTGAGCCTTCAGCCTGTTTTTGATGTAATAAACCGAACTGCCACCCCATTAAGTGGATTTAAAATTAAAGCAATCAGTTCATCTGGAATTGTTGAACAGGATTATACGGAAACAGTACCTGCATATGATACCATACAGGTTACATTTAGTCAAGGCCTTGTGATCAGTGATTTTGGCGTTAAAGAATTGAAAGCCTGGATTGAATTTAATGGCGATCAAAATTATTTTAATGATACCATTTCTGTTCCTATTGAAATTCAATCCTTGTTAGATATCAATGGAACGTATCCGATGCTCGAATCATTTACTGGAACAGCCATCCCTAATAACTGGATTCAAAAAAATGGATTGCCCGCATCTGATTGGAGCCTCGCTGATGTTAAAGGAAAAAACAATCAAACATCAAAAGCTTTGTTTTTTGCAAATCAAAATCCAAATTTCCGGACATTACCAATTACGATAGTTTCCGGAACGGCCAATTTAGCTACTGCGATTGAACCTTATTTATATTTTGATTTGGCGGCACATCATTTTACAAATAATGTATATCAGGATAGTATCCAATTTAAAATCAAAGCAGTTTGTGGAAATAAACAATTTGAAAAAATAATATTAAGTGGAATATTACCGGAATTAACAACAGCCGAATCAACAGTAAATCAAAATTGGTTGCCATCAGACACTTCCTGGTTTTGGATGGCGTACGATTTATCAGAATTTAAAGGATATAAAGTAGTTGTTGAAGTTGAAATTAAAAGAGGACAAGGTGATCGTATTTTTATCGACAATGTTGAAATCAGAGAACGAATTTCAGGAACCGGTCAGGCAAGAATGGAAATCAATCCAAAGCCGGGTTGCTACAATCGAATCATTACGTTTAAGGATAGTTCGGATTTTATCGGAGATACTTATTATTGGAATTTTGGCTTGGGTGGAAATCCGGTTTTAACAAATGGGAAGGGTCCGGTAACCACAAGATATACTTTGAATGGCAACAAACGCATTAATCTAAAAATTAAATCTAGCCTTGCAAATGATGCGATTGTAATTGAAGATTTAAGTTTAGTAAATCAGGTTACCAATAGTTATACATATAAAATTATCAGTGGGCGTACCGTACAATTTACAAATAATTCGGTAAATGCAGATAGTTATTTGTGGGAATTTGGAGATGGAACAACATCCACTGAAAAAATCCAATGCACGTATTCGATTCTGCAAAAATTTATCGGATCAAATTGA
- a CDS encoding VCBS repeat-containing protein translates to MSDIFLGGSAGIPGQLLLQTPDGKFISSNSSPWAAYKASEDLDVLFFDADGDKDLDIYTVSGSNEFPEGSSLYADHLYLNNGKGIFSDVSNKIPALHFSKSVAKASDIDGDGDLDLFVGGRLVPGKYGLSERSCILINNRGNFEDKTTTYFPDMSKAFDCITGACWIDIDNDKDEDLVTVGEWAAIRFFKNEKNHFEEVTKEFKTDSLFGWWNTIEKKDLNKDGLMDLVVGNLGMNSKFKASLKKPFYVYLNDFDDNGSWDTYLASKSPDGKLFPVRGRQCSSEQMPFISQKFKTYDAFARASVNEILEGKMDGTVVKEATEFHSIALINKGNNSFEQVNLPADAQIAPVYSIAFFDFNKDGIDDILLGGNYFNREVETARNDASVGQILINTGTGSFLSLVNSVSGLKLIHDLRELRIVKGRDDLYYIIAANNNEKLQAFKVR, encoded by the coding sequence TTGAGTGATATTTTTCTTGGTGGATCGGCTGGCATACCCGGTCAATTATTATTGCAAACACCCGACGGGAAATTTATTTCATCTAATTCCAGTCCCTGGGCGGCATACAAAGCAAGTGAAGACCTCGATGTTTTATTCTTTGATGCAGATGGTGATAAAGATTTAGATATATATACCGTTTCAGGAAGTAATGAATTTCCTGAAGGCTCCAGTCTTTATGCGGATCATTTATACCTAAACAATGGAAAAGGAATTTTTAGTGATGTCAGTAATAAAATTCCAGCACTTCATTTTAGCAAGTCTGTTGCAAAAGCTTCTGATATTGATGGAGATGGTGATTTAGATTTATTTGTTGGTGGCAGATTGGTTCCAGGAAAATATGGTTTATCCGAACGCAGCTGCATTCTTATAAATAATCGGGGAAATTTTGAAGATAAAACCACAACGTACTTTCCGGATATGAGTAAAGCATTTGATTGCATTACAGGTGCATGTTGGATTGATATTGACAATGATAAAGATGAAGATTTAGTAACTGTTGGCGAATGGGCAGCCATTCGATTTTTTAAAAATGAAAAAAATCATTTTGAAGAAGTTACAAAAGAATTTAAAACAGATAGTTTGTTTGGATGGTGGAATACGATAGAAAAAAAGGACTTGAACAAAGATGGTTTAATGGATTTGGTTGTGGGCAATTTAGGAATGAATTCAAAATTCAAAGCATCACTAAAAAAACCATTTTATGTTTATTTGAATGATTTTGACGACAATGGCAGTTGGGATACCTACCTCGCCTCTAAAAGTCCGGATGGTAAATTATTTCCAGTACGTGGAAGACAATGTTCGTCAGAACAAATGCCATTTATCTCTCAAAAATTTAAAACCTACGATGCATTTGCGCGTGCATCTGTCAATGAAATCCTCGAAGGCAAAATGGATGGGACTGTAGTAAAAGAAGCTACTGAATTTCACAGTATCGCTTTAATCAATAAAGGAAACAACAGTTTCGAACAAGTCAATTTACCTGCAGATGCCCAAATTGCACCTGTATATAGCATTGCTTTTTTTGATTTTAACAAAGACGGAATTGATGACATTTTATTGGGTGGAAATTATTTTAATCGTGAAGTAGAAACAGCGAGAAATGATGCCAGTGTTGGTCAAATATTAATTAATACCGGAACGGGTTCCTTTTTATCCTTGGTAAATTCTGTTTCAGGATTAAAACTCATTCACGATTTGAGAGAATTGCGCATAGTAAAAGGACGCGATGATCTTTATTACATAATCGCTGCCAATAACAATGAAAAACTTCAAGCTTTCAAAGTGAGATAA